One window of Phalacrocorax carbo chromosome 1, bPhaCar2.1, whole genome shotgun sequence genomic DNA carries:
- the ARL1 gene encoding ADP-ribosylation factor-like protein 1 encodes MGGFFSTIFSSLFGTREMRILILGLDGAGKTTILYRLQVGEVVTTIPTIGFNVETVTYKNLKFQVWDLGGQTSIRPYWRCYYSNTDAVIYVVDSCDRDRIGTSKSELVAMLEEEELKKAILVVFANKQDMEQAMTPTEMANALGLPALKDRKWQIFKTSATKGTGLDEAMEWLVEALKSRQ; translated from the exons ATGG GGGGCTTTTTCTCCACCATCTTTTCCAGTTTGTTTGGAACTCGAGAGATGAGGATTCTCATCCTGGGGCTGGACGGAGCAGGAAAAACAACCATTCTCTACAGGTTACAAGTCGGAGAAGTTGTTACCACCATTCCGA CCATTGGCTTCAACGTTGAGACAGTGACATACAAGAATCTGAAATTTCAAGTTTGGGACTTGGGAGGCCAGACAAGCATAAG GCCATATTGGCGGTGTTACTATTCAAATACAGATGCAGTTATTTATGTAGTGGACAGCTGTGATCGAGACAGAATTGGCACTTCAAAATCAGAGCTTGTTGCTATGTTAGAG GaagaagagctgaagaaagccattttggtggtgtttgcaAATAAGCAGGACATGGAACAGGCCATGACTCCCACAGAAATGGCAAACGCACTTGGCTTACCGGCTTTAAAGGACCGAAAGTGGCAGATATTCAAAACCTCTGCAACTAAAGGCACGGGGCTTGATGAAGCAATGGAATG GTTGGTGGAGGCCTTGAAGAGCAGGCAGTGA